A genomic stretch from Falco cherrug isolate bFalChe1 chromosome 1, bFalChe1.pri, whole genome shotgun sequence includes:
- the LOC102054380 gene encoding 16 kDa beta-galactoside-binding lectin, with translation MEQGLVVTQLDIQPGECIKVKGKILSDAKGFAVNVGKDSSTLMLHFNPRFNCHGDVNTVVCNSKEDGTWGEEDRKADFPFQQGDKIEICISYNEMEATVKVPEAEFQFPNRLGMEKIEYLAVEGDFKVKAIKFSNEL, from the exons atggAGCAA GGACTGGTCGTTACTCAGCTGGACATCCAGCCCGGGGAGTGCATCAAGGTCAAAGGGAAGATCCTGTCTGATGCTAAAGG GTTTGCTGTGAACGTGGGAAAGGACAGCAGCACCCTCATGCTGCATTTCAACCCTCGCTTCAACTGCCACGGGGATGTCAACACCGTTGTATGCAATTCTAAGGAGGATGGCACCTGGGGTGAAGAGGACAGGAAGGCTGACTTTCCCTTCCAGCAAGGTGACAAAATCGAG ATTTGCATTTCCTACAATGAAATGGAAGCAACGGTGAAGGTGCCCGAGGCAGAGTTCCAGTTTCCTAATCGGCTGGGCATGGAGAAAATTGAATACCTGGCTGTGGAGGGTGACTTTAAAGTTAAAGCCATTAAGTTCAGCAATGAGCTATag